The following are encoded in a window of Alphaproteobacteria bacterium genomic DNA:
- a CDS encoding diacylglycerol kinase produces the protein MKSIALLSNPHSTGNQSLLPEVRSYCAQHADIFHYEVERVDQIAEALRSIARVKPKVLVINGGDGTVQAALTELYQGGHFGDTPPPVAVLPNGKTNLIAHDLGAAGDPIEALERILAVVRTDMVPHIVSRELIALTGGRLDGERPVLGMFLGGAALADTILFCRHKIYPLGLPNWAAHGLTFLMGILSVLIGRRSRLLPGKWAPITVSVTKSGEMQGRFALVMVTTLERLLLNGTMTGTGPRAGAMQLLVIERNLISILGALFAAIRGRLGLHAIRGVHLERGDEIRIAGTRSNIILDGEMFEANDDRPIVLRPTAPVHFLRLAA, from the coding sequence ATGAAATCGATCGCGCTCCTTTCCAACCCGCATTCCACCGGCAACCAGTCGCTTCTGCCGGAGGTGAGGAGCTATTGCGCCCAGCACGCCGACATCTTCCACTACGAGGTGGAGCGGGTCGACCAGATCGCCGAGGCGCTGCGCTCGATCGCCCGGGTGAAGCCCAAGGTGCTGGTCATCAACGGCGGCGACGGGACGGTGCAGGCGGCTTTGACGGAGCTCTACCAGGGCGGCCATTTCGGCGACACTCCGCCGCCGGTGGCGGTGCTTCCCAACGGCAAGACCAACCTCATCGCCCACGATCTCGGCGCCGCCGGCGACCCGATCGAGGCGCTCGAGCGGATCCTCGCCGTGGTGCGTACCGACATGGTGCCGCACATCGTCTCGCGCGAGCTGATCGCGCTGACCGGCGGCCGGCTCGACGGCGAGCGCCCGGTGCTCGGCATGTTCCTCGGCGGCGCGGCGCTCGCCGACACGATCCTCTTCTGCCGCCACAAAATCTATCCGCTCGGCCTGCCCAATTGGGCGGCGCACGGGCTGACCTTCCTGATGGGCATCCTTTCGGTGCTGATCGGCCGGCGCTCGCGCCTGCTCCCCGGCAAATGGGCGCCGATCACGGTTTCGGTGACGAAAAGCGGCGAGATGCAGGGGCGCTTCGCTTTGGTCATGGTGACCACGCTCGAGCGGCTTCTGCTCAACGGAACGATGACCGGGACGGGCCCGCGCGCCGGGGCGATGCAGCTGCTGGTGATCGAGCGCAACCTGATCTCGATCCTCGGCGCGCTCTTCGCCGCGATCCGCGGCCGGCTCGGCCTTCACGCCATCCGCGGAGTCCATCTCGAGCGCGGCGACGAGATCCGGATCGCCGGGACGCGCTCGAACATTATCCTCGACGGCGAGATGTTCGAGGCCAATGACGACCGGCCGATCGTGCTGAGGCCGACGGCGCCGGTGCATTTCCTGCGGCTGGCGGCTTAG
- a CDS encoding BrnT family toxin, whose product MCVVIEFDSAKDEANRIKHGVALAFGLRVFEDGAHIVLPSSRPIDGEDRYKAVGTVEGRLWTVVHVWRGETLRLISVRRSNAGEQRDYDRDPEGSE is encoded by the coding sequence ATTTGCGTCGTGATCGAATTCGATTCGGCGAAGGATGAAGCCAACCGGATCAAGCACGGCGTGGCGCTCGCCTTCGGTCTGCGCGTGTTCGAGGACGGCGCGCATATCGTCCTGCCTTCCTCCCGGCCGATCGACGGCGAGGATCGCTACAAGGCGGTCGGGACGGTGGAGGGGCGGCTGTGGACCGTCGTCCATGTCTGGCGCGGCGAAACGCTGCGGCTGATTTCGGTGCGAAGGAGCAATGCCGGTGAACAAAGAGACTATGATCGCGATCCCGAAGGATCCGAATGA
- the chrA gene encoding chromate efflux transporter — protein MKDEVPAPPLPLSEAVRVWTRIAALSFGGPAGQIAVMHRILVDEKRWISEERFLHALNYCMLLPGPEAQQLATYIGWLMHRTKGGLIAGGLFILPGFVSIMILSWLYAALGSVDAVEALFFGLKAAVLAIVLDAVRRIGSRALRNNVMRALAAAAFLAIFFFAIPFPLIVVGAALIGYAASRAGSSAFAGGGGGHGPAGSSAVEPGDTLLGDHVPDHARPNLRWSLRISAILLLLWLGPVATLLLLLGPDDVFSRIALFFSQLAVLTFGGAYAVLAWVAQEAVERFGWLQPGEMLDGLGMAETTPGPLIMVTQFVGFMGAFRQATGLSPMAAGTLGGILTTWVTFVPCFLWIFLGAPFVERLRGNKALSAALAAITAAIVGVILNLAFWFAFHTLFRQQRQFAAGPLDFDLPVLASANLPALVLAAVAIIAIFRLKIGALPVLALCAALGAGYWLVAGANPA, from the coding sequence TTGAAGGACGAAGTGCCGGCGCCGCCGCTTCCCCTGTCCGAGGCGGTGCGCGTCTGGACGCGGATCGCGGCGCTCAGCTTCGGCGGGCCCGCCGGGCAGATCGCGGTCATGCACCGCATCCTGGTCGACGAGAAGCGCTGGATCTCGGAGGAGCGCTTCCTCCACGCGCTCAACTATTGCATGCTCCTCCCAGGCCCCGAGGCGCAGCAGCTCGCCACCTATATCGGCTGGCTGATGCACCGGACGAAGGGCGGGCTGATCGCCGGCGGGCTGTTCATCCTGCCCGGCTTCGTCTCGATCATGATCCTCTCCTGGCTCTACGCGGCGCTGGGCAGCGTCGATGCCGTCGAGGCGCTTTTTTTCGGCCTTAAGGCGGCGGTGCTGGCCATCGTCCTCGACGCCGTGCGGCGGATCGGATCGCGGGCGCTCAGGAACAACGTCATGCGCGCCCTCGCCGCCGCCGCCTTCCTCGCCATTTTCTTTTTCGCAATTCCCTTCCCGCTGATCGTCGTCGGCGCCGCGCTGATCGGCTATGCCGCCAGCCGGGCCGGCTCGTCCGCCTTCGCCGGCGGCGGCGGGGGGCACGGGCCGGCCGGCTCGTCCGCGGTCGAGCCCGGGGACACCCTGCTCGGCGACCATGTGCCCGACCACGCCCGCCCGAACCTGCGCTGGTCGCTGCGCATCTCCGCCATTCTTCTGCTGCTCTGGCTGGGGCCGGTGGCGACGCTGCTGCTCCTGCTCGGCCCCGACGACGTGTTCAGCAGGATCGCGCTCTTCTTCTCGCAGCTCGCGGTGCTGACCTTCGGCGGCGCCTATGCGGTGCTCGCCTGGGTCGCGCAGGAGGCGGTGGAGCGGTTCGGCTGGCTCCAGCCGGGCGAGATGCTCGACGGGCTGGGCATGGCCGAGACCACGCCTGGGCCGCTGATCATGGTCACGCAATTCGTCGGCTTCATGGGCGCGTTCCGCCAGGCGACGGGCCTTTCGCCGATGGCCGCCGGGACGCTCGGCGGAATCCTCACCACCTGGGTCACCTTCGTCCCCTGCTTCCTGTGGATCTTCCTCGGCGCCCCGTTCGTCGAGCGCCTCCGCGGCAACAAGGCGCTGTCCGCGGCGCTCGCCGCGATCACCGCCGCGATCGTCGGCGTGATCCTGAACCTCGCTTTCTGGTTCGCCTTCCACACCCTGTTCCGCCAGCAGCGCCAGTTCGCCGCGGGCCCGCTCGATTTCGACCTGCCGGTGCTCGCCAGCGCCAACCTCCCCGCTCTGGTCCTCGCCGCCGTCGCCATTATCGCCATCTTCCGGCTCAAGATCGGCGCGTTGCCGGTGCTCGCCCTGTGCGCGGCGCTGGGCGCGGGATATTGGTTGGTCGCCGGGGCCAATCCGGCATAA
- the lptG gene encoding LPS export ABC transporter permease LptG, with protein MNLSFFPSRRIALYLSRLFLMRSAAVLVALVGILMMLDLLGKSGDILAHPGNGDAELWRYVGLRLPQLLARFLPFAVLLGTLITFAGLNQNSEIISMKAAGISAHQIVAPLILVSAMIALVHFGFNERFVTRATATLSAWDDADFGPVPPESGVQTNLSLVHGNDLIFVSRVSGRGSGVRLAGITIYGREGGTLRRILTARTGAAAPGAGWVLRDATLFTVDTGLTEHMGAVRVGSDITPDEFTLARVNPDEQDFWRLRRSIADLRAANRPTATLSSSMWHKIAGPMSTMLMPLLAAVAAFGLARSGALMVRAVIGMALGFAYFVADNFAIAMGNLGAYPPFLAAWGPFLLFLLVGEAVLIRTEE; from the coding sequence ATCAACCTGTCCTTCTTCCCGTCGCGCCGGATCGCGCTCTACCTCTCGCGTCTGTTCCTGATGCGCAGCGCGGCGGTGCTGGTCGCTCTGGTCGGAATCCTGATGATGCTCGATCTGCTCGGCAAATCGGGCGACATCCTCGCCCATCCGGGCAACGGCGACGCGGAGCTGTGGCGCTATGTCGGCCTCAGGCTCCCCCAATTGCTCGCCCGCTTCCTCCCCTTCGCCGTATTGCTCGGCACCCTCATCACCTTCGCCGGGCTCAACCAGAACAGCGAGATCATCTCGATGAAGGCGGCGGGCATTTCGGCGCACCAGATCGTCGCGCCCTTGATCCTCGTTTCCGCGATGATCGCTCTCGTCCATTTCGGCTTCAACGAGCGCTTCGTCACCCGCGCGACGGCCACCTTGAGCGCGTGGGACGACGCCGATTTCGGCCCGGTCCCGCCCGAAAGCGGCGTGCAGACCAATTTGTCGCTGGTCCACGGCAACGACCTCATCTTCGTCAGCCGGGTGAGCGGGCGGGGCTCCGGCGTCCGTCTCGCCGGAATCACCATCTACGGCCGCGAAGGCGGGACGCTGCGGCGGATCCTCACCGCGCGAACCGGAGCCGCGGCGCCCGGAGCCGGGTGGGTGCTTCGCGACGCGACCCTGTTCACGGTCGACACGGGCCTGACGGAGCATATGGGCGCGGTCCGTGTCGGCAGCGACATCACGCCCGACGAATTCACCCTCGCCCGGGTCAATCCCGACGAGCAGGATTTCTGGCGCCTCAGGCGCTCGATCGCCGATCTGCGGGCCGCCAACCGCCCGACCGCTACGCTCTCCTCCAGCATGTGGCACAAGATCGCGGGCCCGATGTCGACGATGCTCATGCCCCTGCTCGCCGCGGTCGCCGCCTTCGGCCTCGCCCGCTCGGGCGCCCTGATGGTCCGGGCGGTGATCGGCATGGCGCTCGGCTTCGCCTATTTCGTCGCCGACAATTTCGCCATCGCGATGGGCAATCTCGGCGCCTACCCGCCCTTCCTCGCCGCCTGGGGGCCGTTCCTTTTGTTTCTGCTGGTCGGCGAGGCGGTGCTGATCCGGACGGAGGAGTGA
- a CDS encoding response regulator, translated as MAEVGPETGSAESGASPWRALWISAGALAATLALIVLILSITWSNRARDEAIGWERRSAEITLLTRTIDATIARSEAALGRYVLDEKPVTFTAYYNEWRTAGWQIRQLTRLAREDPDQLSRAVELRALYERRGAELAPAASAASRREGMDGLRFLYQASRGDTLGQLRSKLEEIARAERVNLERRMAETQGLVTRADTFTEWLGWLAILIGFGALGLALLAWRSYAEGVAARREAEAQAWRALDLEEAVRSRTRELSDANAALKEEARERAAAEAQLRQVQKMEAVGQLTGGIAHDFNNMLAVVVGGLDLARRKLHGSRREVEFHLDNAMEGATRAAALTRRLLAFARAEPLLPEAVAPAQLVEGMLELVDRAIGERISVRTGFASEPWHVWADPTQLENAVLNLAVNARDAMEGAGDLTIQVDNVALAEAEIAELPAGDYVRLRVSDTGKGIAPEHLDRVFEPFFTTKEVGKGTGLGLSQIFAFARQSGGEVTIESQVGRGTSVSVYLPRSAAAAEEASARPAKAARRSSEPPPSYPGAAVLVVEDDPRVSRSTVAALEELGYRPTPCASGREALEILERDSDIELVVTDVMMPEMTGTQLAAQVQRLYPRIAILFVTGYVGEAGDAGDLAGRDLLRKPFTLDALARAVAAALSARSPVSGSRRAKADEEAA; from the coding sequence ATGGCGGAGGTGGGACCGGAGACTGGAAGCGCGGAGAGCGGCGCGTCGCCGTGGCGCGCGCTGTGGATCAGCGCGGGAGCGCTCGCCGCCACGCTGGCGCTGATCGTCCTCATCCTCTCGATCACCTGGTCGAACCGCGCCCGCGACGAGGCGATCGGCTGGGAGCGGCGAAGCGCCGAGATCACGTTGCTCACCCGCACGATCGACGCGACCATCGCCCGCTCGGAAGCCGCGCTCGGCCGCTACGTGCTCGACGAAAAGCCGGTCACCTTTACCGCCTATTACAACGAGTGGCGCACCGCCGGCTGGCAGATCCGTCAGCTGACCAGGCTTGCCAGGGAGGATCCGGACCAGCTCTCCCGCGCGGTCGAGCTGCGCGCCCTCTACGAGCGGCGCGGCGCCGAGCTCGCGCCCGCTGCGAGCGCCGCCTCGCGCCGGGAGGGGATGGACGGCCTGCGCTTCCTCTATCAGGCCTCGCGCGGAGACACGCTCGGGCAGCTGCGGAGCAAGCTGGAGGAGATCGCCCGGGCCGAGCGCGTCAATCTCGAGCGGCGAATGGCCGAGACCCAGGGGCTCGTCACCCGCGCCGACACCTTCACCGAATGGCTCGGCTGGCTCGCAATCCTGATCGGCTTCGGAGCGCTCGGACTCGCGCTTCTCGCCTGGCGCTCCTACGCCGAAGGCGTGGCGGCGCGCCGCGAGGCCGAGGCCCAGGCGTGGCGCGCGCTCGATCTCGAAGAGGCGGTCCGCTCGCGCACCCGCGAGCTTTCCGACGCCAACGCCGCGCTCAAGGAGGAAGCGCGCGAGCGCGCCGCCGCCGAGGCGCAGCTCCGCCAGGTGCAGAAGATGGAGGCGGTCGGCCAGCTCACCGGCGGCATCGCCCACGATTTCAACAACATGCTGGCGGTCGTCGTCGGCGGCCTCGATCTCGCGCGGCGCAAGCTCCACGGGTCGCGCCGCGAGGTCGAGTTCCACCTCGACAATGCGATGGAAGGCGCCACCCGCGCCGCCGCCCTGACCCGCCGGCTGCTGGCCTTCGCCCGCGCCGAGCCTTTGCTTCCCGAGGCGGTCGCCCCGGCGCAGCTGGTCGAAGGCATGCTCGAATTGGTCGACCGGGCGATCGGCGAGCGGATCAGCGTGCGCACCGGCTTCGCCTCCGAGCCGTGGCACGTCTGGGCCGACCCCACCCAGCTCGAAAACGCCGTCCTCAACCTCGCGGTCAACGCCCGCGACGCGATGGAGGGGGCCGGCGACCTCACCATCCAGGTCGACAATGTCGCCCTCGCCGAGGCCGAAATCGCCGAGCTTCCCGCCGGCGACTATGTCCGCCTTCGGGTCTCGGACACCGGCAAGGGCATCGCGCCCGAGCATCTCGACCGCGTGTTCGAGCCCTTCTTCACCACCAAGGAGGTCGGCAAGGGCACTGGCCTCGGCCTTTCCCAGATCTTCGCCTTCGCCCGCCAGTCGGGCGGCGAGGTGACGATCGAATCGCAGGTCGGGCGCGGTACCAGCGTCTCGGTTTACCTGCCGCGCTCGGCCGCCGCGGCCGAGGAAGCGAGCGCCCGCCCGGCCAAGGCGGCGCGGCGCTCGTCCGAGCCGCCGCCTTCCTATCCCGGGGCCGCGGTCCTCGTCGTCGAGGACGATCCGAGGGTCAGCCGCTCCACCGTCGCCGCTCTGGAGGAGCTCGGCTACCGCCCCACCCCATGCGCGAGCGGCCGCGAGGCGCTCGAGATCCTCGAGCGCGACAGCGATATCGAGCTGGTCGTCACCGACGTGATGATGCCGGAGATGACCGGGACCCAGCTCGCCGCCCAGGTCCAGCGCCTCTACCCGCGGATCGCGATCCTGTTCGTCACCGGCTATGTCGGCGAGGCGGGCGACGCCGGAGACCTCGCCGGGCGCGACCTCTTACGCAAGCCGTTCACTCTCGACGCCCTCGCCCGCGCCGTCGCCGCGGCGCTCTCGGCGCGCTCGCCGGTCAGCGGATCGCGCCGCGCCAAAGCAGACGAGGAAGCAGCGTAA
- a CDS encoding helix-turn-helix domain-containing protein, with amino-acid sequence MPVNKETMIAIPKDPNDPEDFDVSVAGVERGQMGRRIRMLRNRLGLSQEAFARTYGIPLANIRQYEIGRHMPPPAVRAYLKVIDKEPELVARAVADEAA; translated from the coding sequence ATGCCGGTGAACAAAGAGACTATGATCGCGATCCCGAAGGATCCGAATGACCCGGAGGATTTCGACGTCAGCGTGGCCGGCGTGGAGCGGGGGCAGATGGGGCGGCGGATCCGGATGCTTCGGAACCGGCTCGGCCTCAGCCAGGAGGCGTTCGCTCGGACCTACGGAATCCCGCTCGCCAACATCCGCCAGTACGAGATTGGCCGCCACATGCCCCCGCCCGCCGTGCGCGCCTATCTGAAGGTGATCGACAAAGAGCCGGAGCTGGTGGCGAGGGCGGTAGCGGACGAGGCGGCCTGA
- a CDS encoding DUF3147 family protein: MLYLAIKALLSGIIIAIVSEVARRSPGWGALIVSLPLVSILGMIWLWRDTHDPVRMAAHAEATFWFVLPTLPMFLLMPWMLRQGASFWAALAVGCLVTVALYGTMTLLGPRLGIRL; encoded by the coding sequence ATGCTCTATTTGGCGATCAAGGCGCTCCTCTCCGGCATCATCATCGCGATCGTCTCCGAGGTCGCTCGGCGCAGCCCCGGCTGGGGCGCGCTGATCGTCTCGCTTCCTTTGGTGTCCATCCTCGGCATGATCTGGCTCTGGCGCGACACCCACGATCCGGTCCGAATGGCCGCCCACGCCGAGGCGACCTTCTGGTTCGTCCTGCCGACCCTGCCGATGTTCCTGCTGATGCCCTGGATGCTCCGCCAGGGCGCCTCGTTCTGGGCCGCGCTCGCCGTCGGGTGCCTGGTGACCGTCGCGCTCTACGGCACGATGACCTTGCTCGGGCCGCGGCTCGGGATCCGGCTTTGA
- the lptF gene encoding LPS export ABC transporter permease LptF: MKFPNQIDRYLTRLILIPLVGTLCLAAMLLLMDRMLRLFDFVVSEGGPVTVVWRMLANLIPEYLGLAIPVGLALGILLAFRKLALSSELDTLRAVGLGYGRLLWIPYCYALVLLVLNFGIVGFLQPYAQYSYQNLRYELSSGALGASIKVGEFTSLGRRMTLRIERSENHGTDLHGVFLRIAERGGRTVAVSADRGRFLATDDPETILFRLSNGRLVHDQPGYRVPRVLSFVQHDLPINLPAIGNFRGRGDGTKELTVPELWRLGGDASLPRERRNAIRANFHFRMVEVAMMLLVPLLAVALAVPPKRSTSGLGIFISIVFVVTYHKVNQYAEQMGAQGRIDPFFALWAPFLIFAGLMVWMYWTLAHIPGGQPIGALERLFARLTKAVARLFRRGRRRSAAAS; encoded by the coding sequence TTGAAGTTTCCGAACCAAATCGACCGCTATCTGACCCGGCTGATCCTCATTCCGCTGGTCGGCACGCTCTGCCTCGCGGCGATGCTGCTGCTGATGGACCGGATGCTTCGCCTGTTCGATTTCGTCGTCAGCGAGGGAGGGCCCGTCACCGTCGTGTGGCGGATGCTCGCCAATCTGATCCCCGAATATCTGGGCCTCGCGATCCCGGTCGGCCTCGCGCTCGGGATCCTGCTCGCCTTCAGGAAGCTCGCTTTGTCCTCGGAGCTCGATACGCTGCGCGCCGTGGGGCTCGGCTACGGGCGCCTGCTCTGGATTCCCTATTGCTACGCGCTGGTCCTGCTCGTGCTCAATTTCGGGATCGTCGGCTTCCTTCAGCCCTACGCCCAATATTCCTACCAGAATTTGCGTTACGAGCTGAGCTCGGGCGCGCTCGGCGCGTCGATCAAGGTCGGCGAGTTCACCAGTCTCGGGCGCCGGATGACGCTGCGCATCGAGCGCAGCGAGAATCACGGCACCGATCTTCACGGAGTCTTCCTGCGCATCGCCGAGCGCGGCGGGCGGACCGTCGCGGTCAGCGCCGATCGCGGCCGCTTCCTCGCCACCGACGATCCGGAGACGATCCTCTTCCGCCTCTCCAACGGCCGGCTGGTTCACGATCAGCCCGGCTATCGGGTCCCGCGCGTGCTGAGCTTCGTCCAGCACGATTTGCCGATCAACCTTCCGGCGATCGGCAATTTCCGCGGCCGCGGCGACGGCACCAAGGAGCTGACCGTGCCCGAGCTGTGGCGGCTCGGCGGCGATGCCAGCCTCCCGCGGGAGCGCCGCAACGCGATCCGCGCCAATTTCCACTTCCGGATGGTCGAGGTGGCGATGATGCTGCTCGTGCCTTTGCTCGCGGTGGCTCTGGCAGTGCCGCCCAAGCGAAGCACGTCGGGTCTCGGAATCTTCATCTCGATCGTGTTCGTCGTCACCTACCACAAGGTCAACCAGTACGCCGAGCAGATGGGGGCGCAGGGGCGGATCGATCCCTTCTTCGCCCTGTGGGCCCCCTTCCTCATCTTCGCCGGCCTGATGGTCTGGATGTACTGGACTCTCGCCCACATTCCGGGCGGCCAGCCGATCGGCGCTCTCGAGCGGCTGTTCGCCAGGCTGACCAAGGCGGTCGCGCGCCTGTTCCGGCGCGGCCGGCGGCGGAGCGCGGCGGCCTCGTGA
- a CDS encoding DUF2141 domain-containing protein has protein sequence MKLKILRAGLLAAALGALPAAAQAQLGADAAACRSGRPSILVNLSHFNQRTGNIRVAIYNSANTFLQRGQTLRKINVPVTPGGPMRVCIAVPQPGTYAVAVRHDVDGDNARGDWSDGGGFSRNPSLSLMHLRPRFGDVAVNVGQGTLGVNVVLNYRSGLSIRPGNG, from the coding sequence ATGAAGTTGAAGATTTTGCGGGCGGGACTTCTGGCGGCGGCGCTCGGCGCGCTGCCCGCGGCCGCCCAGGCCCAGCTCGGCGCGGACGCCGCGGCCTGCCGCTCCGGCCGGCCGTCGATCCTCGTCAATTTGAGCCATTTCAACCAGCGCACCGGCAACATCCGGGTCGCGATCTACAACAGCGCGAACACGTTTCTGCAAAGGGGCCAGACCCTTCGCAAGATCAACGTGCCGGTGACCCCGGGCGGGCCGATGCGGGTGTGCATCGCGGTTCCGCAGCCGGGGACCTATGCGGTCGCGGTGCGCCACGACGTCGACGGCGACAATGCCCGCGGCGACTGGAGCGACGGCGGCGGCTTCTCGCGCAACCCGAGCCTGTCGCTGATGCACCTTCGCCCGCGCTTCGGCGACGTCGCGGTCAATGTCGGCCAGGGCACGCTCGGCGTGAACGTCGTCCTCAACTATCGCTCGGGCCTCTCGATCCGGCCCGGAAACGGATGA
- a CDS encoding lipopolysaccharide biosynthesis protein, with translation MQDDPPAPPAPAVTRGDVARGAGLAGLSRLGALIEALAQPLYTWLFGLSTYGIYIVLWGAVNLATNIVHLSMPLALQRVVPAEDEEGAHGAVRLALLIALVPSSLIALAVTLNAHAVAAIFSAAPEDSARLPLAVALFAWSLPLWTFIEVATAAARARRAFGPEIRLRIFWEQIARILFALGFFAAGAGSLGLIAAHLCSLGVTALLCVRLLGRYYDLRLILRAPLPRGEAGKLVATGLGLLPSNLARRALIDAPPVVLNLMLPGARGASAAALFEIARKISTVPLIVRQAFQYVLGPLSSAQAHVDRGQIGPLYHFASRVSTALVVPLSGLLVFAGVDVLSLYRPEAQGALPLLFILVGARAVEAIVGPASAIVEMIGHRVLPTLNAFIAVALFAAIAFWLVPATGPLGMAVAIGAATIVSTYAATVELQLSDGLNPFDYKLVQGLGLALAGCALMWGAEQALHGPARFAACTILWAATSWLTLRYGLTREDRLALGGLSRSLRLA, from the coding sequence ATGCAGGACGATCCGCCCGCCCCTCCGGCCCCCGCCGTCACCCGGGGCGACGTCGCGCGCGGCGCCGGCCTCGCGGGCCTCTCGCGGCTTGGGGCGCTGATCGAGGCGCTGGCGCAGCCGCTCTACACCTGGCTGTTCGGCCTCTCCACCTACGGCATCTACATCGTCCTGTGGGGCGCGGTGAACCTCGCCACCAACATCGTTCACCTGTCGATGCCGCTCGCCCTTCAACGGGTGGTTCCGGCCGAGGACGAGGAAGGAGCGCACGGCGCGGTGCGGCTGGCGCTGCTGATCGCCCTCGTCCCCTCCAGCCTGATCGCGCTCGCCGTCACTCTGAACGCCCACGCCGTCGCGGCGATCTTCTCCGCCGCGCCCGAGGATTCCGCCCGCCTGCCTTTGGCCGTCGCCCTGTTCGCCTGGTCGCTGCCTTTGTGGACCTTCATCGAGGTCGCCACCGCCGCCGCCCGGGCGCGGCGCGCCTTCGGGCCCGAGATTCGCCTGCGCATCTTCTGGGAGCAGATCGCGCGCATCCTGTTCGCGCTCGGCTTCTTCGCCGCCGGCGCCGGCTCGCTCGGCCTGATCGCCGCCCATCTCTGCTCGCTGGGGGTGACCGCGTTGCTCTGCGTCCGCCTGCTCGGCCGCTATTACGATCTGCGCCTGATCCTGCGCGCGCCACTGCCGCGCGGCGAGGCCGGCAAGCTGGTCGCGACCGGCCTCGGCCTGCTCCCCTCGAACCTCGCGCGGCGCGCCCTGATCGACGCGCCGCCGGTGGTTCTCAACCTGATGCTTCCCGGCGCTCGCGGCGCCTCGGCCGCGGCCCTGTTCGAGATCGCGCGCAAGATCTCGACCGTGCCCCTGATCGTCCGCCAGGCCTTCCAATATGTGCTCGGCCCGCTCTCCTCGGCCCAGGCCCATGTCGACCGCGGCCAAATCGGGCCGCTCTACCATTTCGCCAGCCGGGTCTCGACCGCGCTCGTCGTCCCGCTCTCCGGCCTGCTGGTCTTCGCCGGAGTCGACGTTCTCAGCCTCTACCGCCCCGAGGCGCAGGGCGCGCTGCCTTTGCTCTTCATCCTCGTCGGCGCGCGCGCGGTGGAAGCGATCGTCGGCCCTGCCTCGGCGATCGTCGAGATGATCGGCCACCGCGTTCTGCCGACGCTCAACGCCTTCATCGCCGTGGCGCTCTTCGCGGCTATCGCCTTCTGGCTGGTGCCGGCGACGGGGCCGCTCGGCATGGCGGTGGCCATCGGCGCCGCGACGATCGTCTCGACCTACGCGGCGACCGTCGAGCTCCAGCTGAGCGACGGCCTCAATCCGTTCGACTACAAGCTGGTCCAGGGCCTCGGCCTCGCGCTCGCCGGCTGCGCCTTGATGTGGGGCGCGGAGCAGGCGCTGCACGGCCCCGCCCGCTTCGCCGCCTGCACGATCCTGTGGGCCGCCACCTCCTGGCTGACGCTGCGCTACGGCCTCACCCGGGAGGACAGGCTGGCGCTCGGGGGCCTGTCGCGGAGTCTTCGGCTCGCCTGA